The window ATTATGAAAGTGGCTGATACTGACTCGAAACTGGGTCGCAAGTTGGAAACATGGGTTGTCAGAGAAAAAAAAGAAGAAGCAATCCCCAAGCTAAAGAGAAAACTGGAGAACTGGCTCACTGAGGAAGAAAGAAAAGAGCAGTTCTATGTTGTTGAAGAGAAAAAAAGGCTGAGCCGTAAGGTCTTGATGGCGACGAACAAGCGCTTAGTACTTTTTGATAATAATATTTTTGGCATGCTCAAAGATAGCAGCGATAAGATATGGACTCAATTCATCTCTGTGCATCTTACAGAAGGAGTTTTGACCTCGTCATTAGAGCTCAATTTTTTTCGCTATTACGATGCACCGAATCATAAAGATTCGGTCAACTGGGTGCTGTCTGCACTGGATAAGGAAAAGGCGAGAGAATGTTATACTTATCTCAAAGGGAAAGAGATGTCTTTGATTGAGCTTCGGCGTAAGCTAGCTCCTGTGGCTTCGGTGGCATCGGCAGCAATGAAAAAATAGCTTTGTTCTGTGAACAAAATGAGCAGAAGAGAATGGATACAGTGACTCTGTTCGATTAACTCTATGTACGTACGGGAAAAAGAATGAAATATATCAGCACCAGGGGCGGGATAGAGCCCATTACATTTGATCAGGCGGTCATGATGGGATTGGCTCGGGATGGGGGCTTGCTGCTCCCGGAAACTCTGCCTTCAGTCTCGGAGCAGAAGCTGGAAGCCTGGAAGAATCTTTCCTATCAGCATCTCGCCTTGGAGGTCTTAGACCTGTTTACCGGCGACATGCCCCGCGATGATCTGGAAGACCTGATCGAACGGGCCTATAGCTCCTTCCGTCATCCCCATGTTACGCCGGTACGTAAGACCGATGATCTGTACATTCTGGAGCTTTTTCACGGCCCAACCCTTGCCTTTAAAGATGTAGCCCTACAGTTACTCGGCAACCTGTTTGAGTATGAGCTGAAAAAGAGCGGCGGTTTTATGAATATCATCGGGGCGACTTCCGGTGATACCGGGAGTGCAGCTATCTACGGTGTGCGGGGAAGGAAGGGGATTAATATCTTTATCCTTCATCCGCATGGGCGGACCAGCCCGATTCAGGCCCTCCAGATGACCACGGTTACAGATGAGAATGTCTTTAATCTTGCTGTGAACGGGACCTTTGACGATGCTCAGGCTATCGTAAAAAAACTGTTCAGTGATCTGGAATTCAAGGATACATATCAGCTGGGTGCAATCAACTCCATTAACTGGGCCCGGGTCCTGGCCCAGGTGGTCTATTACGTCTTTGCCTTTCTCAAATTGCGTAAGCAGGGCTTTTCGTCAGTGGATTTTTCTGTACCCACGGGTAATTTCGGCGATATCTTTGCTGGCTATGTAGCGAAGAAACTATTGCCTGAGGGTTGCATCAAGCGTCTGATTCTGGCCACGAACTCCAATGATATCCTGACCCGCTTTGTTAATAAGGGGGATTACTCTATTGCTGGCGATGTCACCCCAACCTACAGCCCATCTATGGATATTCAGATTGCCTCAAATTTTGAGCGCTACCTCTACTATCTGCATGGACAGGATGGTGCCAAGGTGAAGGCAGATATGGAGACCTTTGCCGCCACCGGCAGCATGGATCTTTCCGCCTTCCATGAGCAGGCAAGCCAGGATTTTGTCTCGCGTTCTGTTTCCGAAGAGGAGACCATTACCACAATTCGGGAGTACTATCAGAAGCACGAGTACTTACTGGATCCTCATACGGCAGTGGGCGTTCGGGCGGCTCAGGAACTCCGGGAAGACCGGCCAGTGGTGTGCCTTTCTACAGCGCATCCGGCCAAGTTTGGTGAGGCTGTACGCAAGGCTACAGGTAATGAGGTTGAGCTTCCTTCCATTTTGGCGGGCTTAGCGGAAAAAGAGAGTCGCTGCGAAATCCTGGATGCTGATATTGCCCTGATCCGGGAGTATGTGGAGAAAAATGCGCTGGAAGGATAAGGGGGGCTTCTTGTAATATTTTCTTCAGAGCTCAGTTTGAGCCAAGGAGGTAGCGCTTAGAGTGTTACCTCCTTTTTTATGGGATGCTGTAGGGAAAACGATCAGGAAGCAAGTTGTTGTGTTGCTTCGTCTCGTGGTTCATCAAAGAGTAATACGCCAAGGGCAACCCCGCTGATTACCGAATAGGTTGGTCCGATAAACCAGCCGACGACCGGAATCATGGTGATAAGGAAACCAGCTGCGCCAAAGAAGAAGACTTCCAGCTTTTTGCTCCAGAGCAGGGCGAGGGCCTGTTTCGGTGTCATGCCGCGTCGATCCAGGTAGGGGTCAATAAAGGCGGCGCTACTCAGGAACATCTGGAAGAAAAAGACCACAGCGGTGGAGAGAGCCGGGCCTGCAACCGGGATTACCGAGAGGACGAATCCAGCAACTACCACCAGCAGCGAAGCGAGCACTATGACTAAGAGCATCAGGATAAGCCGGTGGATAGAGGAGAGGATGGTTCGGCCGGTGGGAATAGACTTGCCGGTCATGATGGACTCTGTCTCCTCAGCCACGAGATCAAGAAAAGGGGTGAAGACCAGCAGGACAAGGCTGCGGAAGACGATGTAGAGTGGTCCTGCTACCAGGATGCTCAGGGCGATCCAGATGACAAAGCCGATCCATTCGGTCCAGGTCTGGTTCGGGAAGAGAAGGTGCTGGAGATAATCAGACAGCTCCCAGCCCAGGCCAAAGAAGCCTGCTATGGAAAGGGGGACCAGTAGAACAGAGAGGGCGATGGGAAGGCGAAGTCTTCGCCATTGTCCGTGTTTCCAGATTACTTCGTGGCCGACCTTAAAGGCTTTGATGGTGTTTTTCATGGTGTATTGAGTGAGGTGGTTCGCTTAGTTGGTTTCGGTAAGCAGGTCACCCGGCGCGTTGCACCGGGCTAATTAATACATACATATTGTCCCTTCAGGACATGCCTGCCCGCACTCTTGCCCCAACGGGGCTGTATCTATCCAGCGCAGGGTAACACCCTGTGCGCGGTTAATCAGTCTTCAGCCCTTTCACTTCCTCCACCGTCAACCCGGTCATGGCTGCAATTTTTTTAATGTCCAGTAGGTTGGATTGTAGCAGGTTCAGTGCAATTGCTTTTTTCTCTTCTTTTCGCCCCTCCATTTTCGCCGCCGTCCATGTGGACTCTGTCATGCTGGCCTGATAGTGCAGATCCTCCTGATAAGCGGCATAGGCTCGGCGCTCCTCTTCGGAGAGCTTCATGATGTCCAGCTCTGCCTTGGCCTTTTCTAAGCCCTTTGCATGGAAATCGTCCCTGATCTCCTCGTTCTTGAGGAAGTAGATCCATTCATCCAAGGTATCTTTCGCAACATCATCAAAGCTGTTCACTTTGATGAGCCAGTATTCCGGCAGGAGTTCATAGACCTCGTCCCTGCCGAACATGGCCCGCTGCCGCCAGGACAACTGGAGTACGTCGCTATTATGCAGGCCCTTGAACGAGGTTGTGCCGTGGTAGACATAATCTGTCCCCTGACCCAGGTCAAAATAGAGGATACTAACCGAGATAACCTTTTTTATCTCTGAATACGCCGCCCCCTGCTGCATATGCTCGGTGACCGCCTTGGCTGTGCCGTAAAAAATCCGCTGGAGAAAGTCGAACTCCCGGTCGTACTGCACTTCGATAATGATTATGTCGTCCTTTGCGTTCTTCACCTTGAGGTCGACACGGTTGAACCTATCTGATCGTGTCTCTTTATTACTCTCGCTTTCAAGAACTTCCTGAATGCGGACATCCTCTTTGAGAAGCTCGCTGAGGAAACCCTCCAGGATTTCAAAGTTGGCCTTGCTTCGCAGCCGCTTCTTCATGGCCCAGTCAAAGCTGATCAGTTTTCTTGTCGGCATGAGTGCTCTCTGTCGATATCCTTGATTACAGCTTCATGGTTAATCTGAAGCACTATAATAAGCGAGTACAGAGCCAACAGTTAGGTATAATAACACCTTATATATAGGTATTGAAGATATACTTGGTGTGGACTCAAGTAATGGTAGCACAGCACCAATTAATACCCCGGAGGCAATTCCGCACAGTACCTTTATCCAACTTCTTCTTTCACGCTCTTTCAGTATGCCAAGAGCTGTCTCTACGTGATCAAGAGTAATCTCGTGATCTGCTTTCTTCTTTCTTGCAACTAGTTCAGCTTGTTCATATAGCATTGTTCCATAGGTATCAGTGATCCTAAGAATCAGTGCCGATGCTTCTTCGGAAGGAGCTAGATCTTTTCTTTCAAGTTTCTGTTTGGTGTTACATGCTGGTTGAAGCTGCGGCCTGTCTTTCTCTTTCTCCGTCTTCATTCATAATCTCCTTACGTAAGATCAATTGAGATCATTACCAGCAATGTCATTTCTTATGCCGACGCAGCAACTCATCAAATAAAGCATTAAGGTTTAGACCAACACCAAAAATACTTGGTTCTAGGGTAAATAGTTTGTTGGCTCGTTCTGTAGACGATTCATTGTTTTTAACCCTACGTTCATATCTCCGAAGCATTTCCTGCATTTTTTCTCTCTCGGTTTTACTGTCCGCCGTTGCCAAAGCCAGCATCCGTTCTCCCTCGCTCGGGTCATCGAAATGCACACCGGCGAGCAGCTCTTGCACGCTGTACGCCTTGTTCGTCCCTTCCGGGACAAAGCGTTCCACTCCCTGTTCCAGGTTGTTGAGCAGGGTCTGGTAATCCACACTGATGGCTGGCTGATCCGGGAGCGGAATCCGCTCGCTGACCTTCAGTCCTTCAAAGCCGGTATGCAGCTCGCGGAAGGTGAGCCAGATCAGGGCGAGGAAGACTTTGCGCTCTTTGCCGGTTACGGCGATATGAATGCGGCGGGCCTCGTTGTCCGCCCGCACTACGGCCCGTGCATCAAGCTGGGGATGCTGTAAGACAACCCCGCTGCGCCAGCGCAGATTCTCTGCTATCTCCTGATGCCGCTTGACAATAAAACGGGGCATGACAGAAGGGGGCAGGAAGTCCTCGTAGCGGAGTTCAAAGCGGAGTGCCCTGCTGTAGTCAAAGGCAAAGGCAGGCTCGGACACGCCAAGGAGCTGCGGGATAAGCACCTGCTTGTCAGGCAGCTCATAGCACAGCTCGAACTGCTTCATCAGCTCAATGATATAGACGTGATCCGCAGGCCAGTAGCGGTACTCGTCGCCCTCCTGCCAGTGCAGAATCTGCTCCAGCTTATCGAGCCTGAGCAGGCCTTTGGCCTCGGCAATCCGAGGGGCGTTGATGATCTTATAGACCGCACCAGTCACCCACTTGGGATCAAGGACGTGATGATCTTTCAGCTCAAACGTGTCAAAGTGAATGACAATGCCGAGATCGTGCAGGAAAGCGGCCAGCACATTCCGGGTGCTCTCTCCCTTCACCCCGGCATCCGCCAAGATGCCCTCGAACTTCTCGTAGCTGATGCGCGGCTCGTTCATCTGTTCCAGCCTCTCTTTTGCCCGGAACCAGGCTGCGGGCCAGCGGTTCCTGCTCAGAGGGACGTTGTCCAGCTCCTCCAGCAGGGCCTGCCGGAACGGTTCTATGCCCTCTCCGGTGAGGCAGGATGTGCGGTGAAAGCCGACAATGAACGGGTATTTCTCCAGCAGGAAAGGCCGGTTAAGATCAAAACTTGGATTGATATCGTACTTGTTGAGCACCACCAACACCGGCGAGCGACCACCGAAGGTTTCAATATAACGCAGCCAGTACTCCGTCCGCTCGTCCCGCCTGCCGTCTAGGACAAGAATATAGAGAGCGTTGCGAGAAAGGAAAAACTGGTGGGTGGCGTGCATAATCTCCTGTCCGCCAAAATCCCAGAAGTTGCCGCGAACAGATTGGCCTATATTGCTGAGTTTCCATCGTTTGATCCTGATGCCGTGCGTGGTTGCCTCGTGCGGGTTGAACTGCTCGCCGTGCAGACAGCGAGTGAGCGAGGTCTTGCCTGATGCACCCTCACCCACGAGGATGACCTTGACCTCTGCTACTTCCCTAGTCTCGCCTTCCACTTCAGCGAAGTATTCGCGGATGGCTTTGATGCCTTGGATTGCGATCTCTATAGGTGGGGAGACAAGGGGGTTGCCGCGAAACCAAAGACCCTTTAACTTAGGTAGCTGAACGATCTGTGGTGGCAGGCTGGTAAGCTGGTTGCCGCTGAGGTTAAGCTTTTCTAATTTGTTTAGTTGAAAGAGTTCAGGCGGCAGCTTGATAAGCTGATTGTCGCTGAGGCCAAGCGTGGTGAGGTTCTTCAGTTGAAAGAGTTCCGGCGGCGGGGAGGAAAGCTCGTTCAAGCCGAGGTCAAGCCAAGTCAGGTCACTCAGTTGAGCGATGCTAGACGGCAGGGAGGAAAGTTGGTTGTAGCGGAGGTCAAGAAGGGTCAGGTTGCTCAATTGACCCAGTTCAGGCGGTAGGGAGGAAAGCTGGTTGTCGTTAAGGTCAAGCTCGGTCAGGTTGTTCAGCTCAAAGAGTTCTGGGGGCAGCTCGGTCAAGCTTTGATAGCTTAGATCAAGCTCTGTTGCCCCTGTCTCCGCAGCCTCCTCAATCAACCGCAACGCCTCTTCATACCCCATCGCCCGTTCCTCCGTGCCTGTTATTGCCGTAACCCGTCGGGCCGCAGCATGCCGTACCCGTACAATGGCCCATCATACCAATAAACTCCGCATTCCCGCAACCTATACGGACGATTCATGAATCGGGTCTGCAATTTCACCTCATCCACCCGACCCGAAAAGAGACCATCGTGCGATCGGGCCAATCTCGATCATATGATCGGATCAACCCCGATCGTATGATCGGGCACAGGAGCATCGTAGGATGGAATAGAAAACCTTCGGGCGAGGGAAATAAATTCCTTCGAGCGAGGGAAAAGAAAACCTTCGGGTGAGGAAAGCAAAGACCTTCGAGCGAGGGAATGAGAAACCCTCGGGCGAGGGAACCAAAGACCTTCGCCCGATGAAAAACTGCTGTATCGTTGACCGGTGGTATTATTGCTCCGACTTGAGCACCGACAGGAACGCAGACTGGGGAATCTCCACATTACCCACGGTCTTCATCCGCTTCTTGCCCGCCTTCTGCTTCTCCAGCAGCTTCCGCTTACGGCTGATATCACCGCCATAGCATTTTGCCGTCACATCCTTGCGCAAGGCAGAGACATTGGAGCGGGCCACAATGGAGCCGCCGATGGCCGCCTGGATAGCAATCTTGAACATCTGGCGTGGGATCTCTTCTTTCAGGCTTTCACAGGCTTTGAGGCCGCGTTCACGGGAACGATCCCTATGGGTGAGCTGGGACAGGGCATCCACTTTTTCACCGTTGACCAGGATGTCCAGCTTGACCAGATCACTGGGCCGGTAGTCAATCAGCTCATAGTCAAAAGAACCATAGCCCTGGGTCACGGATTTCAGCTTATCATAGAAATCATAGATCACCTCGGCCAGGGGCAGTTCGCAGGTAAACTCAATCCGGCCCGGCATGGGGTAATGGTAGTTGGTGTTCTCGCCCCGTCGTTCCATACACAGGGTCATGACCGCACCCATATAGCGTTCCGGGATCAGGATGGTGGCTTTGATAAAGGGCTCTTCGATCCTGGTGATTGCACCGGGATCAGGGAAATGGGAGGGATTCTCAACGGTAAGCTCGGTGTCATCCTGAAGGGTTATTTGATAGCGAACCGAGGGTACAGTGAGGATCAGGGGAATGTCGAACTCCCGCTCCAGTCGCTCCTGAACCACCTCCAGATGAAGCAAGCCAAGAAAACCGCAGCGGAAGCCAAAGCCTAGGGCCGCAGAAGAGTCTTTCTGAAAGGTCAGGGCAGCATCGTTGAGCTTGAGTTTTTCCAGGGCCGCCGCCAGATCCTCATACTCATCCGTGGAAATGGGATAGATAGAGGAGAAAACAACCTGTTGCACTTCCTGGAAACCAGGGAGCGGGGCAGGGCATGGGGCGTCTTTATGGGTGATGGTGTCGCCGGGTTTGGTGTCAGCAATGTTTTTCACCCCTGCGATGATATAACCAACCTGACCAGCAGAAAGGCTTTTTTGGGCTGTTCGGGTTAGGTGAAACTGGCCCACCTCTTCAACCCGGTATTCTGCGTTGTTATGCATGAACAGGATCTGCTCACCCACTTTAAGGGTGCCGTTGATAATGCGAACCGAGATCACTGTGCCCCGGTAAGGATCATAGGAGGCATCAAAGATCAGGGCCTCTAAGGGTTTGTCAGGATCGCCTTCTGGTGGGGGCAGGTGAGTAACAATGGTCTCTAAAATTTCCTGCACACCAACCCCGGTCTTGGCAGAGCATTTTTGGATAATCTCTCCGTCCAGCCCCAGATCCTCCTCGATTTCTTCAGCGACCTTTTCCGGTTCTGCAGCAGGAAGATCAATCTTGTTGATAACCGGGATGATTTCCAGGTCGTTTTCCATGGCCAGGTAGAGGTTGGCCAGGGTCTGAGCCTCAACGCCCTGGGCCGCATCAATGAGGAGCAGGGCTCCTTCGCAGGCAGCCAGAGCACGGGAAACCTCATAGCTGAAATCCACATGACCTGGGGTATCGACCAGATTCAGGGCATACTCCTGACCATCTTTGGCGGTAAAGGGCAGGCAGATGGTCTGGCTTTTAATAGTGATGCCCCGCTCCCGCTCAATGTCCATATTATCAAGGAGCTGGTCTTTAAATTCCCGATCTGTGACCCGACCGCAGAGCTGGATCATCCGGTCGGACAGTGTGGATTTGCCGTGATCAATATGAGCGATTACACTGAAGTTGCGTATATTTTTCATTAGTGTGTTTGTGTGTTTTTCAGTCCGGCCTGTTAGGCTGGGCGGTTATCCTCTGTTCCTTTTTTGAGGATGGATGGCAAACGTGAACCTCTTTTCCTGTGGAAACAGGACTGCGGGGAAGGTAGCATAAATAGGGAAAAATTTAAACTCCTTCGGAAGAGGCAGAGCTGCTTTCCTGCCTTGCAGCTACATTTTTGCCTTATTGCCGTGAACTTTTACGAAAAATGAGGTAGACTTCCGATAATTGTCTGTCCGCAGATCGAATATTGTCCGGGAAAATGCCTGGAACCTAACTTCTAAAGACTTATGAGTGAGGAAAATAAGCTCGACCAACAGCATCATCCTCTGGTGGTGACATCCACCGACGAGAACCTGCCAGCGGTCAGTAATCCTGCCCTGCATCGCTATCTCCAAGAGATCAGTCAGTATGAATTGCTGAGCCGGGAAGAGACCGAAGAGTTGGCAATTCATTTTAAAGAAACCGGTGACCCTGACGCTGCCTATCGGCTGGTTTCCTCCAACCTGCGTTTGGTGGTCAAGGTGGCAATGGATTTTCAGAAGTACTGGATGCAGAACTTTATGGATTTGGTCCAGGAAGGGAATGTTGGACTGGTGCAGGCAACTAAAAAGTTTGACCCCTATCGCGGGGTGAAGTTCTCCTATTATGCGGCCTACTGGATTCGTGCCTACATCCTGAAGTTTATCATGGATAACTGGCGGTTGGTTAAGATAGGTACCACCCAGGCCCAGCGTAAACTCTTTTTTAGTCTGAATAAAGAAAAGAAACTGCTTGAGGCCCAGGGCTTCAAACCTGATGTGAAGTTGTTGGCAGAACGTCTGAACGTCAAGGAAAGTGAAGTCGTTGAGATGGGCCAACGCATGGACGGTTGGGATGTTTCGCTGGAGGCCCCGGTGCGCAATGATTCGGAAGATGACCAGAAGAGTTTTCTCCCTCATCATGGGCCTGGAGTCGAGGATATCGTGGCAGGTCACGAGGTTCGTGATCGTGTAGCTGGGGTATTAGCTGGGATGGATCAGGATCTGAATGAGAAAGAAAAGGTTATTCTGACTGAGCGCCTGCTTAACGATGAACCAGAAACCCTTCAGGCCATTGCTGATAAGTTCGGTATCTCACGGGAACGGGTCAGGCAGATAGAAGCTAATCTGTTGAAAAAGTTGAAAGGGGTCTTTGAGCAGGAATTACCTGATGTGCAGGACTTTATCAGCTCCGAGCGAATTGTTCCCGCAACCGGTTCTGATCAAGCCGAGCGTCGTTGAGATGCCTTGTGTATATGTCGTTAACTCTCCTTGCCACTTTTTCTTGGGCGGGATTATAATATAATATAAAAGAAATTGTTGTGCTGTTACACCGCAAATGCGGGGTAGCAGGCCCGGAGCTTCGCAATGAAGGTACCCCTTTTAGATCTGCAGCCGCAGACAGAATTTTTTCGTGAGCAAATTATAAAGGAAATAACTGAGGTCATTGATTCGACCCGTTATATTCTGGGACCCAAGGTGACCAAGCTGGAGCAGGATATTGCTGAATACAGCGGTGCTGCGGCAGCTATCGGGGTTTCTAGCGGTACCGATGCTCTCGTTGCCAGTCTGATGGCTTTGGAATTGCAGCCCGGTGATCAGGTGCTGACAACCCCTTACACTTTCTTCGCCACGATGGGCTCAATTATTCGGGTTGGGGCAGTACCGGCCTTTGCTGATGTGGATGAGCGGACCCTTAATCTTGATCCGGTCAAGGCGGCTGAAATTCTTGAGGCCGATGCAGCTGGCGAGCCAAAGATTAAGGCAATTATGCCGGTCCATCTCTTTGGTCAATGCGCAGATATGTCCGCACTTATGTCCTTGGCTCGTCAGTATGAGATTCCGGTGATTGAAGACGCAGCCCAAGCCATCGGAGCAGAGTACCCCCTTGTTGATGCAGATGGGGATGGTGAGGTGGTGTGGAAAAAAGCCGGTTCTATGGGGCTTGCAGGGTGTTTTTCCTTTTTCCCTTCTAAAAACCTGGGAGGGGTAGGAGACGGTGGCATGATTACCACCTGTGATACAGATTTTGCCGAAACCCTGCGTTGCTATCGTAATCATGGGGCAAAGCCCAAATATTATCATTCGAAGATTGGGGGTAATTTTCGGCTTGATCCGATTCAGGCTGCTGTCCTGAGCGTTAAGCTGCCTCGATTAGAAGAATGGCACCAACAGCGGCGGGAAAATAGTGAGCTGTATCGTAAGCTTTTTGCCCAGGCTGGTCTGGCTGGAGAGCAAATCTCTCTGCCGGAAGCTGTGTACTCTGATGTTCCAGGCGCGGAAGAACATAATATCCATATATATAATCAGTTTGTTATTCGAACGACCCAGCGGGATGGCCTGCGGGAATATTTGCAGGGAAAATCCATTGGTTGTGAGGTGTATTATCCGGTTTGTTTGCATCAGCAGAAATGCATGGAACCCTATGGCCCATATAATACCCTTTCGCTTCCCATTGCAGAGCGAGCAAGTAGAGAATCGTTGGCTTTGCCCATTTATCCGGAGTTGAGCGATGAACAGCAGGAGTATGTTGTTGAAACTATCGCTGAATTTTTTCGATCTTAGAGCTCTGTGAGAGTTTTTTGGAAAACTTCCTGAAAAGGAGGTTGCTGTTTGCTCCCTGAGGAGCGCGAAGTGTTTTTGTTTGTTGCTGCCCCGTCCTTTTTGTTTTTGGCCGGGGCAGTTTGTTTTTATTTAATGCATGTTAAAGAATGTTTTATTCAAAGCGGTAGAGGATAAGTATGGTTGAACGTATCCCTATGTCCAAGACTGGACACGATCAGTTAAAAGAAGAACTTGAGCAATTGGAAAAAGTGGACCGTCATGAGGTTGTCAGAGCGATTGAAATCGCCCGCGCCCATGGTGATTTGAAGGAAAATGCCGAGTATCATGCAGCAAAAGAGCGTCAGGGTATGATCGAAGGGCGGATTATGGAGCTGAAGGACAAGCTCGGTCGTGCTGAGGTGATCGACTGCACCGCAGTGAGTACAGGTAAGGCGGTGTTCGGTACGGTTGTTACCTTGATGGATATGGAGACCGATGAAGAGGTCACCTATCAACTGCTTGGACCAGAAGAGGCTGATGTGAAAAAGGGCTCCATCTCAGTTTTGGCCCCCTTAGGGCGTTCCATTTTGGGAAAGGAAGTTGGGGATGAGGTGGTAACCAAGACACCTGGTGGTGTTCGAGAGTTTGAAGTCGTGGAGATCCAGGCAGGTGTAGTTTGTTGATTGCTGCGGGGCCTGTCGTATTTCTGTTGACACGTTTATAATTCGAGTGGTATATAAAAATATTTTAACTTTTTTCTATTTTAACCTTCCCGCTCTCTCTGGAAAAACAGTGAGGGCCATTATGACCGCGAGGAGGACTTATGCGTCATTACGAAACAACGTATATTCTTCGTCCTAATTTGGGCGAGGAACAGTTTACAGAGATTATTGAGCGCACCAACGCCATTGTACAGGATGATGGTGGTTCAGTTATCGATATTGATCGCTGGGGCATGAAAAAATTAGCCTATGAGATCAAAAAGGAAGCGCAGGGCTACTATATCTATATGAACTACGCTGCTCC is drawn from Candidatus Electrothrix aestuarii and contains these coding sequences:
- the greA gene encoding transcription elongation factor GreA, which encodes MVERIPMSKTGHDQLKEELEQLEKVDRHEVVRAIEIARAHGDLKENAEYHAAKERQGMIEGRIMELKDKLGRAEVIDCTAVSTGKAVFGTVVTLMDMETDEEVTYQLLGPEEADVKKGSISVLAPLGRSILGKEVGDEVVTKTPGGVREFEVVEIQAGVVC